ATCCAAGAAGAAGCGAGCGTTCTCGCCTTCGATCTGTGGGATACGCTGCTCGATCGTGAATCGACACTAATCCCTGCATTAGATGAGTTGCTGACTGATCATGACTGCGATTATGATCCAGAAATCTTACTGCGACGATATCTGGCGATGCACTTCCGCGACTCGATGATTGACTCACTGATTCCCGGGCCTCATACTCCGTTCAAGGAGATTAGCCGTCGAGCGCTCAGTTACCGGTTAGAGCAACTCGGTCTCGATGTCCCTGACGAGGAAATCCGTCGAGTCATCCGACAATGGAAGACCCTGCAACCCTATCCGGACGTAGATTCAGCTCTGGATCGCTTAGGTGACGAGTACAAATTGGTCGGGCTTTCGAATGGTGATCCGGATATGCTCAACGCGGTACGTCCAAACTTCGAGACAGAGCTTGACGGCGTTGTATCGGTTGCTGATGCTGGCGCGTACAAACCACACCGAGCGTCGTATGATCTGTGCTGTGACGAATTCGATG
This DNA window, taken from Halalkalicoccus subterraneus, encodes the following:
- a CDS encoding haloacid dehalogenase type II, translated to MSKIAAETIQEEASVLAFDLWDTLLDRESTLIPALDELLTDHDCDYDPEILLRRYLAMHFRDSMIDSLIPGPHTPFKEISRRALSYRLEQLGLDVPDEEIRRVIRQWKTLQPYPDVDSALDRLGDEYKLVGLSNGDPDMLNAVRPNFETELDGVVSVADAGAYKPHRASYDLCCDEFDVAPHEVVFVTSHTFDLVGAKAVGMRGAFLNRHENPYGGWIHRPDLTVADTGELADRLTS